The genomic segment AGAAAGCCGCTGAACTTGGCTTTCTCGGCGTTGCATTTCCAGAACAATATAACGGCGGCGGCTTTGGTGAAATCGGCTACTGCATTTTACTCGAAGAAATTTCTCGCGGATGTAATTCCACTGCAGTAACAA from the Ignavibacteria bacterium genome contains:
- a CDS encoding acyl-CoA dehydrogenase family protein — translated: MLDFTFTEEQKMLRDVARKFTDNEVRPFAAMIDEKEELPFEIIKKAAELGFLGVAFPEQYNGGGFGEIGYCILLEEISRGCNSTAVT